Proteins encoded within one genomic window of Cyprinus carpio isolate SPL01 chromosome B22, ASM1834038v1, whole genome shotgun sequence:
- the LOC109107503 gene encoding uncharacterized protein LOC109107503: MKSSLTVVLFWLFTIGVFVDGNEESVSVTEGDSVTLKSGVTEIQTDDEIEWWFSERQIAKISRDDGGISLSVKPDGSFKDRLQLDSQTGDLKISNIRTTDSGEYKLQISSPRGSPPEMTFTVKVVPVDDVKSVSVLEGDSVTLQTSLTHKQRDAVIQWRFDHQKSPVAEINRTAGIFNTYDGADGRFRDRLQLDHQTGSLIIKNMRNTHSGLYEADIIRTSSKHTIHKTFNVTVSDDVQSVSVLEGDSVTLHTDLTKIQTDDQIVWKFGDQGKLFPRLNDPVNKKWTNTDLNLQTGDLTIRNIRRYQHGDYKVEINTRTMILHRKYRITIIDAVKSVFLEEGETVTLQINVIDIQKDDLILWMFGDIVIAEISKAAKQLYNGPDGRFRDRLKLDHQTGSLIITNTRTEHTGLYEVKISSR; encoded by the exons gtgtgtttgttGATGGAAACGAAGAGTCAGTGTCAGTtacggagggagattcagtcactctaaagtctggtgttactgaaatacagacagatgatGAGATTGAGTGGTGGTTTAGTGAAAGACAAATAGCTAAAATCAGCAGAGACGACGGTGGGATCTCACTATCGGTTAAACCTGATGGGTCATTCAaagacagactgcagctggacAGTCAGACTGGAGATCTCAAGATCAGCaacatcagaaccacagactctggagagtataaactacagatcagcaGCCCAAGAGGGTCCCCCCCAGAGATGACATTCACTGTCAAAG TTGTGCCTGTAGATGatgtgaagtcagtgtcagtgctggagggagattcagtcactctacagacCAGTCTCACTCATAAACAGAGAGATGCTGTGATACAGTGGAGGTTTGATCATCAGAAATCTCCTGTAGCTGAAATCAATAGAACGGCTGGAATCTTCAACACATATGATGgtgctgatgggagattcagagacagactacagctggatcatcagactggatctctgatcatcaagAACATGAGAAACAcacactctggactttatgaagcTGACATCATCAGAACCAGCAGCAAACACACCATACACAAGACATTTAATGTGACTGTCAGCG ATGATGTGCAGTCAGTGTCAGtgctggagggagattctgtcactctacacactgatctTACTAAAATACAGACAGATGATCAGATAGTGTGGAAGTTTGGAGACCAAGGCAAACTCTTTCCTCGCTTAAACGACCCTGTTAACAAGAAATGGACCAACACTGATCTGAATCTTCAGACCGGAGACCTCACCATCAGAAACATAAGAAGATATCAACATGGAGATTATAAAGTGGAGATCAACACCAGAACAATGATCTTACACAGGAAATACAGAATTACTATAATTG ATGCAGTGAAGTCAGTGTTTTTGGAGGAGGGAGAAACTGTTACTCTACAGATTAATGTTATTGATATACAGAAAGATGATCTGATACTGTGGATGTTTGGAGATATTGTCATAGCTGAAATATCTAAAGCAGCCAAACAACTCTACAATGGTCCTGATGGgcgattcagagacagactgaagctggatcatcagactggatctctgatcatcacaaacaccagaactgaacacactggactTTATGAAGTGAAGATCAGCAGCagataa